Genomic DNA from Podospora pseudoanserina strain CBS 124.78 chromosome 4, whole genome shotgun sequence:
TGCCCAACCTAAATGCAATGCAGGTACGGCTTCGCAAGGATCACACATCCACTGCTACGGTAAACAGATCTTGGCTTTTAGCAAGGCTCGAGGCCCTTGCAGCGGTCAGGCTGACCAGGCTTACGCTGTAGTTAGTCTCTCGCCAATACAACCATTCCTGTTCCGCCAGCCTATATAGCAAGTCAGATCCCTCTGCAATCTGGACTCGAAGACTGGTTCACCAGGCTTACGCTTTAATCCGAGTCCCTCCGGtcgccatccatccattGCAGATCACCATGTTGTCCTCAACATCTAcccttgtcctccttggtgGTCTTTTCTCGGCTGTGGCCGCTGGAAAACCTGCCTCCGTGGTAAAGGCTCGCGACGGCCTCACGCCGTCGCTTCCCTATGACCCAAACACGACAAGCCAGTGTTTTTGGTGGGCTGATATCACCTCAGCCACCACCTGCGACACCATTGTCAGGGACAACTACATCACTCTGGAAGAACTGAGGCGCTGGGTAAGATATCTGCAGTTCTATCTAGACCAAATCTGACCGGAGTCACTTACCATATCCTTTAGAACCCATCACTTGCTAGCACCTCAGGCTGTACCTTGCAGGTCGGAAGGTCGTACTGCGTTGAGGCCATTGATGACTCGGAGCCTTCGCCAGGACCctcgtcaacctcaacctcgagcaCAACGAGCGTGTCCTCCGCCTTGACTTCCAGTTCCAGCACTGTCGTTGTGAccacctccacttcctcttcatctaCTGTCGCTCCCCCAGTAACAACCACGAAGCCCGGAAATGGTATCACCACGCCTACCCCCACGCAGGCCACCATTGTTGACAACTGTGACGCTTTCCACTTTGTCACGACCGGCCAGACCTGCGAGGTGGTTGCTTCGCTCTACCGGATCTCTCAGGATCAGTTCAAAGCGTGGAACCCCAGCGTGGGTGCTTCTTGCACTGGACTGTGGGCTAATGCTTACGCTTGTGTATCCATCATCGGCCATGAGCCGTCGCCCACCACACCCGGcaacggcatcaccacccctaCCCCAACTCAGGCCACCATTGTCAACAACTGCGATGAGTTCTATTTCGTCGTGAGCGGTGACACTTGCGAGAGTGTAGCAGCAAAGCACGGCATCACCCAGGCTCAGTTCCTCAGCTGGAACCCAAGCGTAGGCTCAACCTGCACTGGACTCTGGGGCAACGCCTACGCCTGCGTCTCCATCATCGGCCACACCCCTACCAagcctaccaccaccactagcGCCGGCAATGGCATCGCCACCCCTACCCCTATCCAACCCAACATGGTCAAGAACTGCGATCTTTTCTACAAGGTCAAGTCGGGAGACACCTGTGCCGCTATCGCCGCGTCAAAGGGAATCACCGTGGCCCAATTTACCTCTTGGAATCCCTATGTTGGGTCTGGCTGCACTCTCTTGTGGTTGGATTATTATGTTTGCATCTCCATTGTTGGACACACCCCCACGCCTGTCAACCCGGGCAATGGTATTCAGACGCCTACCCCGTATCAGGATGGAATGACTAGCTCGTGCAAGACCTTCCACTTTGTCCAGTCTGGCCAGACTTGCCAGACCATCACTCAGCGCTACGGGATTACTCAGGCAAACTTTGTGAGGTGGAATCCGGCTGTTAGGAACGACTGCACTGGCATGTGGGCCAATGCCTATGTCTGTGTTGCTGTTTTGTAGATAGGGGGTCGACGTGGAGATGCGTTGGGGATAGGGGCTGGCTCAATCTGGGGAATAGATCTCTTGTAACACAGTTAGGTGGATATCCAAAGGTCCTCATGTAATTAGTTTTGAACAATCGAACTGTGAAAGACAAGGGTCCAAAAGGAGCCAGCCAGCGGCCATAATACTGAGAAGCACTGTGGCCAACGATGTGATTTGAGACCTGTTTGTGAGATATCGAGGACTAAcatgaggagggtgatggctgAATATATACAGGATGCCCCTGAATACCTCAGAGACACAGTATGATCTGGGGGCAATGACCCTGCTTTCCAACACACGCAACCTTTCGGTACAGACTACTCCTACTATTTAGTATCGAATCACCCTGTTTCGTTGCCTGCGACAGCCGTCCTTCGAATGACCTGCACGCTTTCCGAGCTGCATAAGACCCGTGTAACCCTCCCGACCTTGCCCTTGTTAGCTGCTCTGATTCGACCGACGGAATAGTTGAGTTGTCATTGCGTGCAGTACTCTGCACTCCGCCACAGCAGGCAGCCCAGAGTCAGTGGCACTGGGAACCCccgctcttttcttcccGACAACCCCGTTAGATTCGAAGACTGTCTTCTGCATCTATCATCCCGCATCGACTCTTGCTAAAGATTTCAAGCTACCCACTTTACCTTGCATCATCGCGCACTTTCTTTGGCATCATGGCCGACGCACTGGCCGTTAGGGGCCTGGCCGCTAGCATTGTTTCACTCGGTATTCAGGTTGGtggcggcatcatcaagcatCTCGATATGATCAAAGGACGGGATGTAATATCGGTACGCGAATTTTATGGACGCCATGGTTGATGGAAACATGAATCTCTAACCCAATTTGTTAGCCTGTATTCGGCGGCTTGTTGACAGTCTTACGGAGAACTTGCGAATTCTCGAAGCGTGCTCGATATTCCTTCAACCAAGCTACCCGGTTCCAACAACGGCCTTGATGCGTAATCTCACGAATGTTGCGGCAGAGCTGAATTCTTTCTTTGAAGGAGCGTCTTGCCCATTTCACTGCGCAGGGCCAATCATCGATTCGTGACAGCAACCATGATCTTGGCAATCGTATTCAGGATTCCCATTGTTAACAGGCCGCAAATTACCTCCAAGTCACAGACCAACTGCTTGCCATTCAGAATTCGCAATACGTTTATGCCGATACCTTCGATGCTCTCAAGTCTCAAGCGACATTGCATCACATCGAGCTCATCGAGAACAGTCAAGCCACAGCGCAGAGGCAAATCGAACTCGGGATTCAACTTCTTAATGAAGTCAGTCAACTGAGAGAGATCACTCGGAATTTCATCAAGGACCATGACAGCGGTGGTGTTaagaagggcaagaatgTATGGTGATCTGCCTTGCATGCGTGACAGGGTGGAGACAACTGACCTCAACACCTAGGCTACACTCCATCTTGCAGCCGACACTACCATCTACCGACTTCTCTCGCAACCTAACGCCTTGAGAAACCATCTGTGATTCGAGTTTGCCTTCTATAAAAACACACAATCAAGTCTCGGACGGTGTGACTTCGCATGGATCAACGTCAAACAGCCCAGGGTTTGAAGAACTCGTAAGCTCACTGTTAGCCGCAAGCTTGGTGTGCTAGTGTCGCCCGCGTACGCGGCGCATGCGAAAGGACTGGCAGTTTAGCCATTTTGGCTCTTTGTTCAAAATCATCGACGTTGAAGAGTCGCACTTTCGAGGTTGTTCCTTTGACAAATCATCACTTCTTACAACACGGGAACGGCAAGTAGGTATCAGATTCACAGGCTTAAGACGACTTTGCCGAAAGGCCATACAGATGTCAGTTACCTTGGCCTATGGAGCTGGTGGCTACAGTAATGGGAAGGCAGCCTCGACTTGATTCCCCATGGTGGACGCCAGGATTGCACCAGCTTGGAGGATAGTGGGAGTATTGGCGTCTTTGGCAGCGCATTTGCTCGAACCTCGGATGCGGTCTGAAACGACTTTAATGCGGTGGAAAGATTTTGCCGCATTAGCATTTGCTAAGATATTGTGGTTGTTTCGCACAAACGCAGCATCACCTTTGGACGTGAATGAGAATAACCAGTCGTTGATTTGTGAACTCCTTGATAGCGTAAGTTTACATTTTCTTTACGTACGTGCGGGCCACAATGCAGACACTTTGCAATACGGTGTTAGCTCACATTCGCTTTTGTTTACCTAGATCGCTTGGGAATTCGTAAGTGGTTGGAATTCTCGAAAAGAAGGCGTCAATCTTGAAGTTGCCCCTTCTTTAATTTGCTTCATCAAATCGTTACTCGACTCTGGAATCCCCCTAACAAGGTACCTATATTCACCAACTATCAAAACCACAGGACCATCGATCAATCGCGTTTTGACTAACATACATCCCAAAAGGTCGCCGCTGGGTTCTTTCATCAACCATTTCAATTCTTCCTGCACTCTTATATTCTCAGACATCATGGACCTGGTTATTTCCAAATTCGGCCGAGGTAGTCACCAGTGATCAAATCGATGAATTTTCTTCCAAGCTGGTCGGTTTCCCGATCCGTGGCTCGGTGTTTAGAGCTGCTGTGTAGGTGGGTACCTTATTTCCGTACCTCCGTGAGCAGACTTGGTATCTTTGAGAAAATCCAAGCAAAAGAAATTGAAGTAGCAGAAGAAATTTGATATGCCTAGGTACTGACTGACTGTTGTAGTCTTGGGTTGCAACGCACTGAgtgaagccatcatcaccgatAACGCACACCAGGTTGAACTTTTTACGACCCAGTACCCTTATATGCTAAGGGAATATAACGTCTTGGGCCAAACTCCATTTCATCTCGCTGTTGGTAATCCGGAATGTTTACGTTTACTACTCGCTGtaacaaaagaaacatcGCTTTTCCATGAGATAGACAATCACGGTCAGACGCCACTAGCATGTGCCCTTTACCTTAGCGCTAGAAAGTGCAAAAATCGCACTGCACCATCTCAATGTACCGATTACATTTGTTCCCAATCAatacttcttctcctggaaGCCGGGGCATCGCTTTATCTTTTCCGGGACGGTGGCACAAGCCGACCAGGCCTAACATATCATCTGCAAGGCTTCCTATCACAGGCTTCTGAGCAAGGAAAATGGACTTATGCAGAATATGTCAAGCAGCAGAGAGAAGTCCTGAAGGCTTTTGCGCTTCAGTCTCTTCCGCGCAGCAAGTGGGATGTTTTGGGCCTCACCAATCTTGATGTCCTGGACGCCAAAATTCCAGCTGTGGCCCAAGCCCTTAACGAACAAGGCACCGAGATACCTGATTTCGCGGAAAACTTCAAAACTGGCACCTACAAAGACCCGGGATACTACTTATCGTTGTATATGCTGCTAGGCAATCTTCACGACGCCGATATTTTCTAGGATCTCGGCTTTAGGGATACATGCTTGCCATTGTTTCCAGGCTACGGGCATGACGGCTACAATTCACTCGACTATCTGTACTGGCTTCATAGCCACGGGGTAAATTCTCATTCACCTATCATTGATCCCTCTCTCGATGGTAGGATTTCTCTCCGTGCACATTTGGTGCTCTATGAGCTTGGATACTCACTCTCGTTTGACGATTCGTGGGTCGGATTTGGCAATAAGCACTGGTTTCACCACATTCTCACCAACGTACCATCTGAGTCGACTCTTCCAGAGACAATTGTCAATGTCGCTGTACCCGCCAAGGCTGCACATCTTCGACCTTTCTGTTAAAGGGTTTTCACGCTCGTACGATCCATCCACTTCCCGTTggctcccctcccatcactTTCCTGCGACATTCGGAAGGAATTTTTGAGAGGCTCACCACCAGGAGGTTCTCCGGCTTGTGACCTTCCAGGCCTTTCAACTACCACACACTTGCTGTTATCCACATCATGATTGCCTTTGCCATGTACCATACCCATTAAACTCAAGCCCTTCGAGTTCTTGTCAGGACGGCAGATGCAGGTGGAAGCCACAATGCTCAGAAGAGTTATCTGAAATTGAAGCCGAACATCGTTTTGAATTCGCTTGCTTCGAGAAGCTTCTTGGTGAGCTCGAAACGGAACTTGAAATGATACTTGAAAATCCCAAAAAGAGCTATGAGGATATCCTTAATTTGTGGCAAATGTCTGAGAACCCAGATTTATCAAAGCCTTGGAGCAGCTCAACGGGAATGACTTGACAGATGATGAAATCTCAAGGGGGGAAAGTCTTGGTGTAGTGTGGGGTCCAGAACCTAACACAGAGATGTATGGCTGGGACTGAGACACCAATCCTTACGGGCATGATCGGTTTTCCGAGACTATGGATTATTGATTCTACAACCTAGCTCGTTTATTTCCAGAGGTTCCCTGGACAGGATATAGTCGGTCGCCTCGACAGGCTATGGAAGAGTGGAACAAGGATAGAAAGGCCAAGGAAGGGTTGAAGTAacggttgttgttgacgcGCAGAGTTAAAACATGTATCAAGTAAGAGCTAAAATTTTCAGGGTCATAACCTTGGGTATCACGAGAGATGCAAAACAGAATGTTAGAGCTTTCTGTCTACTCACTTGACCAACGACGATCTACTGTGAATATGTGAGCCATGAAGAAGGTTACCAGTCCTCGCCGGGTTCCCAAAGCCCATGTTCAAGAGCCTCCGGATACCAATAGGTACCTAAGTAGGTAACTCAGTGTGATACGCGGTAACTTTCCCGAACATTCCGCAGTACGTAATAGAGACTCTTCTAGTTGGTCTTGGGTTGTTTCCCTAGCATTCGCTTCCCAAAGATCCTGCAGCAGGCATTCCATTCTATGCAACATGAcagatcttggccttgagaaTTTGCCCCACGCTCTGCCTCAATCTCAAAACTAAACGTAACAAGTGCAAAAAGCTCGCGATGATAGCCACGTGTAGAAAGCAATACTACAATATCCTCTAGCTTCAACCACAGTTCTGGTATACACTCCCAAAAATTCCTGGGTTGGCACTCGCGAACAATTTTCGAGCAATGCTAACAAGGCAACTTGGAAACAATGATCGATGCTGCTCTGTGGCTTAATTCATGTATTCACTTGTCTTAAACAGTTTTGTGACCGGTTGGGTCAGCCACCCGGCAACAACAATCAATGACCAGGAAACAACAGTCAAGAACTTGGATGCAACCCTAAGGTACCTTTACCTTACCCACTGTATGTATATATTCGGCTCCGGTACATTTTGGATACCATAAATGTATTCTTGGCTATCCATCTAGACCTGACAGCCACCCGCCATGTAACTTGAGGAAGTCGATAGCCTCACTTCCAGCTGTACACATGATGCCATCTTCTCTTTGGCCTCCTTGGCTTGTTACATAgccaacttcaacaccacattATGTCTGGCCATGGGCATCTGAATTGTCTGACTCAATACCGACTTCGGAGAAAGAACCAAGCGAAGATAAATACCTGGCAAATAGCCATCACCTTCAGCTGCCAAGTCATCCCTCAGTATCCTTCATCATCTCTCTCCATCCTGTCCCAAAAGGCAACCTTCAGCCACAACCATgaagctcaccaccctcgtcctcct
This window encodes:
- a CDS encoding hypothetical protein (EggNog:ENOG503P0A2; COG:G; CAZy:CBM50) gives rise to the protein MLSSTSTLVLLGGLFSAVAAGKPASVVKARDGLTPSLPYDPNTTSQCFWWADITSATTCDTIVRDNYITLEELRRWNPSLASTSGCTLQVGRSYCVEAIDDSEPSPGPSSTSTSSTTSVSSALTSSSSTVVVTTSTSSSSTVAPPVTTTKPGNGITTPTPTQATIVDNCDAFHFVTTGQTCEVVASLYRISQDQFKAWNPSVGASCTGLWANAYACVSIIGHEPSPTTPGNGITTPTPTQATIVNNCDEFYFVVSGDTCESVAAKHGITQAQFLSWNPSVGSTCTGLWGNAYACVSIIGHTPTKPTTTTSAGNGIATPTPIQPNMVKNCDLFYKVKSGDTCAAIAASKGITVAQFTSWNPYVGSGCTLLWLDYYVCISIVGHTPTPVNPGNGIQTPTPYQDGMTSSCKTFHFVQSGQTCQTITQRYGITQANFVRWNPAVRNDCTGMWANAYVCVAVL